Proteins encoded together in one Sceloporus undulatus isolate JIND9_A2432 ecotype Alabama chromosome 4, SceUnd_v1.1, whole genome shotgun sequence window:
- the FNDC11 gene encoding fibronectin type III domain-containing protein 11 yields MAAPGPTLLSPSPGMRNIGTIDVYLNKLGSNLQTMVYSDEEQENEAWRRYVERKNVVLEFLNSDLSLHLLKRHHKRIELLKKCSYYIEILPKHLALGDQNHLMLPTTMFQLIDPWRFQRMKKVGTIQTKIQLLLLSDLLEELEKGREELVHFLETYDMMTFLSRWDTIRQRVASLSEQMDYFLAVLVPGRLYVKHRLISDVGITKIPHIRLVLSTKMPVMFDRRESVAHEDWVSLKWFVTSQQPQFEQYELRFKLLEPRTPQERVHCGIMPVTSNTCEIHNLLPDRLYRFSVKRAETYTLVYEQWHDSVLLKTKPYLEEEMECHV; encoded by the exons ATGGCTGCCCCGGGACCAACCCTGCTCAGCCCCAG cccAGGCATGAGAAACATTGGAACTATTGACGTTTATTTGAACAAGTTAGGATCCAACCTCCAGACCATGGTGTACAGTGATGAGGAGCAGGAGAACGAAGCTTGGAGGAGGTACGTGGAAAGAAAGAATGTCGTGCTGGAATTCCTGAACTCCGACTTAAGCCTCCACCTGCTCAAACGTCACCACAAGCGGATTGAGCTTCTCAAAAAATGCTCCTATTACATCGAAATCCTGCCAAAGCACTTGGCACTGGGGGATCAAAACCATCTGATGCTGCCCACCACCATGTTCCAACTGATAGACCCCTGGAGGTTCCAGAGGATGAAGAAAGTAGGGACCATCCAAACCAAAATCCAGCTGCTGCTCCTGTCTGACCTGTTGGAAGAGCTGGAGAAGGGTCGGGAGGAGCTGGTCCACTTCCTGGAGACCTATGACATGATGACTTTCCTCTCCAGGTGGGACACTATTAGACAAAGGGTGGCGAGTCTCTCTGAGCAGATGGATTATTTCCTTGCTGTGTTGGTACCTGGAAGGTTATACGTCAAGCACCGTCTGATATCAGATGTTGGGATTACCAAAATCCCACACATCAGACTCGTCCTTAGCACAAAAATGCCAGTGATGTTTGATCGACGGGAGTCAGTGGCCCATGAAGACTGGGTGAGTCTCAAATGGTTTGTTACTAGCCAGCAGCCACAATTCGAACAGTACGAGCTCCGCTTTAAGCTGCTGGAGCCCAGAACGCCCCAAGAGCGAGTCCACTGTGGAATCATGCCCGTCACTTCAAACACATGTGAAATCCACAACCTCCTGCCTGACCGTTTGTATAGGTTCAGCGTCAAAAGAGCAGAGACTTACACACTTGTTTATGAACAATGGCATGATTCTGTACTACTTAAGACCAAACCGTACCTTGAAGAAGAAATGGAGTGCCATGTCTGA